Proteins encoded within one genomic window of Streptomyces kaniharaensis:
- a CDS encoding antitoxin — MSVLDKLKGLLKGHEEQAEKSVDRTGDAVDEHTQGKFSSQVDTGQEQVKDQFRDQPPQ; from the coding sequence ATGTCCGTGTTGGATAAGCTCAAGGGCCTGCTGAAGGGCCACGAGGAGCAGGCCGAGAAGTCCGTCGACAGGACCGGGGACGCCGTCGACGAGCACACCCAGGGCAAGTTCAGCAGCCAGGTGGACACCGGCCAGGAACAGGTCAAGGACCAGTTCCGCGACCAGCCGCCGCAGTAG
- a CDS encoding TetR/AcrR family transcriptional regulator — protein sequence MTEQERDLRARLVAAGVELVTRDGVQALGLREIARQAGVSHGAPRRYFPTHRELLAAIAQHGFGKLTDALAGTDAVAAVSGADARARIAGLARAYLRFAAANPGMFELMFRHDLLEGSGAELRQTTLPLFRTFARLVAEVRPLPGTSDDTPSDVVTAALWANLHGLAQLRAWGSLRLVTGGDDVEPLLRAALDAHLGPERR from the coding sequence ATGACCGAACAGGAGAGAGACCTGCGCGCCCGCCTGGTGGCCGCCGGAGTCGAGCTGGTGACCCGGGACGGCGTCCAGGCATTGGGCCTGCGGGAGATCGCCCGGCAGGCCGGGGTCTCGCACGGAGCGCCGCGCCGCTACTTCCCCACCCACCGTGAACTGCTCGCCGCCATCGCCCAGCACGGCTTCGGGAAGCTCACCGACGCCCTGGCCGGCACCGATGCGGTGGCCGCCGTGAGCGGCGCCGACGCCCGCGCCCGGATCGCCGGGCTCGCCCGCGCCTACCTCCGGTTCGCCGCCGCCAATCCCGGCATGTTCGAGCTGATGTTCCGTCACGACCTGCTGGAGGGCAGCGGAGCCGAACTGCGGCAGACCACCCTGCCGCTGTTCCGCACCTTCGCCCGCCTGGTCGCCGAGGTCCGCCCTCTGCCCGGCACCTCCGACGACACACCCAGCGACGTCGTCACCGCCGCGCTCTGGGCGAACCTGCACGGCCTCGCCCAGCTGCGCGCCTGGGGCAGTCTGCGCCTCGTCACCGGCGGGGACGACGTCGAACCGCTGCTGCGCGCCGCCCTGGACGCCCACCTCGGCCCGGAGCGGCGATGA
- a CDS encoding MFS transporter: protein MSPARRQRLTLAASITGAVVVALDGTVLTVAQPSLQRDLHASANAVQWTSTGYLIAVAALLVFAGRLGDRYGHRRVFAIGVAGFATASVGIGLAPGIDWVIALRVVQGVAGALLQPATLGMLRAVWPADRIATPIAVRTGAIGLSAAAGPLVGGALTAHLGWRAVFFLTILPAAAAGLLALAVPMPGPGPAEGAAGLDLPGAALLALTLACLVHTLVGLPARGWSPGSMLGLAAAVALGLAFARHEQRAARPLLPPAVLRSPEVAPALGVLLTASAAIFGTLFLATYFLQDVLALDPLQSALRGVPLAVTMVLAAPASAWLTKRQSTRATVLLAMILITAGVLLISRLDRSSGAVEIGAGFLLLGTGFGAVMATATAIVVRGASTADAGVAGGLQQTAMNIGPTLGVALATTVAGHAALGAALAPGALALAAIAALGALLATRLPGGGRTARASKIEAWPRCAMLPFRNPKQ from the coding sequence ATGAGCCCCGCCCGGCGGCAACGCCTCACCCTCGCCGCCAGCATCACCGGCGCCGTCGTCGTCGCCCTCGACGGCACCGTGCTCACCGTCGCCCAGCCCAGCCTCCAGCGCGACCTGCACGCCTCCGCCAACGCCGTCCAGTGGACCAGCACCGGCTACCTCATCGCCGTCGCCGCCCTGCTCGTCTTCGCCGGCCGCCTCGGCGACCGGTACGGCCACCGGCGCGTGTTCGCCATCGGCGTGGCAGGCTTCGCCACCGCCTCGGTCGGCATCGGCCTGGCACCCGGCATCGACTGGGTGATCGCCCTGCGGGTCGTCCAGGGCGTCGCAGGCGCGCTCCTGCAGCCCGCCACTCTCGGCATGCTGCGCGCCGTCTGGCCCGCCGACAGGATCGCCACACCGATCGCGGTGCGCACCGGCGCCATCGGTCTCTCGGCGGCCGCCGGACCGCTGGTGGGCGGCGCGCTCACCGCCCACCTCGGCTGGCGGGCGGTGTTCTTCCTGACCATCCTGCCCGCCGCGGCCGCCGGGCTGCTCGCACTCGCCGTCCCGATGCCGGGGCCCGGCCCCGCCGAAGGCGCCGCCGGGCTCGACCTGCCGGGCGCGGCACTGCTCGCGCTCACCCTGGCCTGCCTGGTGCACACCCTGGTCGGCCTGCCGGCCCGCGGCTGGTCGCCCGGCAGCATGCTCGGCCTGGCCGCGGCCGTCGCCCTCGGCCTCGCCTTCGCCCGGCACGAGCAGCGCGCCGCCCGTCCGCTCCTGCCGCCCGCCGTCCTGCGCTCGCCCGAGGTGGCACCGGCGTTGGGCGTGCTGCTCACGGCGTCGGCGGCGATCTTCGGGACGCTCTTCCTGGCCACGTACTTCCTTCAGGACGTGCTCGCGCTCGACCCGTTGCAGAGCGCCCTGCGGGGAGTGCCGCTCGCCGTGACGATGGTGCTCGCGGCGCCCGCCTCGGCATGGCTGACGAAACGTCAGAGCACCCGTGCAACCGTTCTGTTGGCGATGATCCTGATCACCGCCGGAGTGCTGCTGATCTCGCGGCTCGACCGGTCGTCGGGGGCGGTCGAGATCGGCGCGGGCTTCCTGCTGCTCGGCACCGGGTTCGGCGCGGTGATGGCCACCGCCACGGCGATCGTCGTCCGCGGCGCGTCCACCGCCGACGCCGGCGTGGCGGGCGGCCTCCAGCAGACCGCGATGAACATCGGGCCCACCCTCGGGGTCGCCCTCGCCACCACCGTCGCCGGCCACGCGGCACTCGGCGCGGCCCTGGCCCCCGGAGCCCTCGCCCTGGCGGCCATCGCCGCCCTCGGGGCCCTCCTCGCCACCCGGCTCCCCGGCGGCGGGCGCACCGCTCGCGCTTCGAAAATCGAAGCATGGCCGCGATGCGCGATGCTACCGTTTCGAAATCCGAAGCAGTAG
- a CDS encoding winged helix-turn-helix transcriptional regulator, with protein MAALDLFGRRWSLRILWELRHEPLGFRLLQQRCDDMSSSVLRQRLTELQEARLTERLSNGSYALTPLGHDAREALRPLAEWSRRWADELEDAPPCCGDGQSQP; from the coding sequence ATGGCTGCACTCGACCTGTTCGGACGCCGCTGGAGTCTGCGCATCCTCTGGGAGCTGCGGCACGAGCCACTCGGATTCCGGCTCCTGCAGCAACGCTGCGACGACATGTCGTCAAGTGTCCTTCGGCAGCGACTCACCGAGCTCCAGGAGGCCCGGCTCACCGAACGGCTGTCCAACGGCAGTTACGCCCTCACCCCCCTCGGTCACGACGCGCGCGAGGCGCTGCGTCCGCTCGCCGAGTGGTCACGGCGGTGGGCGGACGAGCTTGAGGACGCGCCGCCCTGTTGCGGCGACGGACAGAGCCAGCCGTGA